From one Streptomyces sp. ICC1 genomic stretch:
- a CDS encoding AIPR family protein codes for MASNDLVLIDQVLKQRAAVSPLLADKIFEVFACEQAVTTGDLSLEEIQAGVIGGGGDGAIDGVFVFLNERLLAEEDETPPPADVPRGSRLLLWLVQAKREKSFTETAIDLAASSTRRLLDLEETEEDLLELYGAELVTNVSRFRRTLTTIATRNPQVEVRFSYVSRGEVSDVNSKVEKKARDLESAFAAKFTGGVGKVEFIGASELWQRSNQVRSYTLELPYTESITHGASHIALVTLRDYLGFISDEEGALRRHIFDWNVRDYEGGVEVNREIRDSLLDHSAPQFWWLNNGVTITCSRAWTVGGKVFSLDDVQIVNGLQTSHTVHEALRDLQHQEPNHPSFSGLIQVRILKTNNMEERDKVIRATNRQTKVHDASLHATDDNQRKIEAFFLEHDWFYDRRKNYYRNLGKPANRIIGIPLLAQALAAMGFSEPHSARSRPSSLLKSPSNYRKYFSTTTPLPVYLWLARQQRVVDEFLANDVHPSERTDLRFHLAMLSAAELLGSAVHNPQQLRKLSEQESHSDEDSLFSLLYLLIRERDAFSVATESSFDKIAKGPSFVPVLLRAAGHK; via the coding sequence GTGGCGAGTAATGACCTCGTACTGATTGATCAGGTACTCAAGCAACGGGCAGCAGTGTCACCGCTGCTCGCAGACAAGATCTTCGAGGTCTTCGCGTGCGAGCAAGCAGTCACAACAGGAGACCTCTCCCTTGAGGAGATTCAAGCCGGGGTGATCGGGGGCGGCGGGGACGGCGCGATCGACGGGGTGTTCGTCTTCCTCAACGAGCGGCTGCTCGCAGAAGAAGACGAGACCCCTCCACCAGCCGATGTCCCGCGGGGGTCGCGTCTCCTGCTCTGGCTTGTTCAAGCCAAACGCGAAAAGTCCTTCACGGAAACGGCGATCGACCTCGCCGCTTCTTCTACCCGGCGCCTTTTGGACCTGGAGGAGACCGAGGAAGACCTCCTAGAACTGTACGGGGCTGAGCTCGTAACTAATGTTTCGCGATTCCGACGAACACTCACAACGATAGCCACTCGAAACCCACAAGTCGAAGTCCGATTCTCGTACGTAAGCCGCGGGGAAGTCTCCGACGTGAATTCTAAAGTCGAGAAGAAGGCGCGCGACCTGGAGAGCGCTTTTGCCGCGAAATTCACTGGAGGGGTCGGAAAAGTTGAATTCATTGGCGCATCAGAACTGTGGCAGCGATCAAACCAAGTACGGTCGTACACACTGGAACTTCCATACACTGAAAGCATCACCCACGGAGCGAGCCATATTGCGCTCGTAACACTGAGGGACTACCTCGGCTTCATCAGCGACGAGGAAGGGGCTCTCCGCCGCCACATTTTCGACTGGAACGTGCGCGACTACGAGGGCGGCGTCGAGGTTAACCGCGAAATTAGGGACTCTCTCCTAGACCACTCCGCTCCACAGTTCTGGTGGCTCAACAACGGAGTAACCATCACATGTTCACGAGCCTGGACCGTAGGGGGGAAGGTCTTCTCGCTGGATGATGTCCAGATCGTCAACGGCCTACAGACCTCTCACACGGTTCATGAAGCACTGCGCGACTTGCAACATCAGGAACCTAATCACCCTTCCTTCAGCGGCCTCATCCAGGTTCGAATCCTAAAAACAAACAACATGGAGGAACGGGACAAAGTAATCCGTGCAACAAACAGGCAGACCAAAGTCCACGATGCTTCTCTGCACGCGACGGACGACAATCAACGAAAGATCGAAGCCTTCTTCCTCGAACATGACTGGTTCTACGACCGCCGCAAGAATTACTACCGCAACCTTGGGAAACCGGCGAATCGAATTATCGGAATTCCTCTGCTTGCTCAAGCACTGGCAGCTATGGGGTTCAGTGAACCCCATAGCGCACGTTCACGGCCGTCCAGTCTACTCAAGAGCCCGAGCAACTATAGGAAGTATTTTTCCACGACAACACCGCTGCCTGTATATCTGTGGCTCGCCCGCCAGCAGCGCGTCGTAGACGAATTTCTCGCGAATGATGTCCACCCATCCGAGCGCACCGACCTTCGGTTTCACCTGGCCATGCTCAGCGCAGCCGAACTACTCGGGTCTGCCGTACACAATCCCCAGCAACTACGAAAATTGAGCGAACAGGAATCCCACTCAGACGAGGACTCCCTCTTCAGTCTTCTCTACTTGCTGATCAGGGAACGCGACGCGTTTTCCGTAGCAACAGAAAGTTCCTTCGACAAGATCGCCAAGGGCCCCAGCTTCGTCCCTGTCCTCCTAAGGGCGGCAGGCCACAAATAG
- a CDS encoding helix-turn-helix domain-containing protein, whose translation MLEEAEEIGRRVRRARLRLGMPQADLAAALGKTQGWVSKMERGLIELDRVGLLNLVAAELHVHPNDLIGRPYASSPAENQWQVSAASILRELRRYDLAPIFDGAPRASGELWRDMTRLHRLRDAAANTAILATLPDLLREARALAEAATGHEREEAFAIYAVACKFAHTAAHALGHPELVAMAAERAAWAARLSADPVMPALADWMRVWDMWATADWDDSLTLSDKAIASVQREYELGEPLALRMWGTLHLRAAVAAARAGRPVEADERINHARDAARRMTGQHNPPIYDRHSVTFSPGNVQIHAISVALETGEQTKALAINRRTAPELVAALPNSRQGHHHMDLARAWLWDGNRDRALAELETAERIAPQLVRNHPIARSTLRGIVYAERIATREKLRRMSDRFHLDG comes from the coding sequence ATGTTGGAGGAAGCAGAAGAGATCGGCCGTCGCGTACGGCGGGCACGGCTGCGACTTGGGATGCCACAGGCTGACCTCGCTGCCGCCCTGGGGAAGACACAGGGCTGGGTGTCCAAGATGGAGCGCGGCCTGATCGAGCTGGACCGGGTCGGGCTGCTGAACCTCGTGGCCGCCGAGCTGCACGTGCATCCCAATGACCTGATCGGCCGGCCGTACGCGAGTAGCCCCGCCGAGAATCAGTGGCAGGTCTCAGCCGCATCCATCCTGCGCGAGCTGCGCCGCTACGACCTCGCGCCGATCTTCGACGGCGCCCCGCGCGCGTCCGGTGAGCTGTGGCGGGACATGACCCGCCTGCACCGCCTGCGAGATGCGGCGGCCAACACGGCGATCCTCGCCACCCTCCCCGACCTCCTCCGCGAGGCCCGCGCCCTGGCCGAGGCCGCGACCGGCCACGAGCGCGAGGAAGCGTTCGCGATCTACGCCGTGGCGTGCAAGTTCGCCCACACCGCCGCGCACGCCCTCGGGCACCCCGAGCTCGTCGCAATGGCGGCCGAACGCGCCGCATGGGCCGCCCGTCTCTCGGCCGACCCCGTCATGCCCGCGCTCGCCGACTGGATGCGCGTCTGGGACATGTGGGCCACGGCAGATTGGGACGACTCGCTCACCCTGTCCGACAAGGCCATCGCCAGCGTGCAGCGCGAATACGAGCTCGGCGAGCCCCTCGCCCTACGGATGTGGGGCACGCTCCACCTGCGCGCCGCCGTCGCCGCGGCCCGTGCCGGCCGACCGGTCGAGGCCGATGAGCGGATCAACCACGCCCGCGACGCCGCCCGCAGGATGACCGGCCAGCACAACCCGCCGATCTACGACCGTCACTCGGTCACCTTCTCCCCGGGCAACGTACAGATCCACGCGATCAGCGTCGCCCTGGAGACCGGCGAGCAGACCAAGGCCCTCGCCATAAACCGCCGCACGGCCCCCGAGCTCGTCGCCGCTCTACCCAACTCCCGTCAGGGCCATCACCACATGGACCTCGCCCGCGCGTGGCTGTGGGACGGCAACCGTGACCGCGCGCTCGCGGAGCTGGAGACCGCGGAGCGGATCGCCCCCCAGCTCGTACGGAACCATCCGATCGCCCGGTCGACCCTCCGAGGCATTGTCTACGCCGAGCGGATCGCCACCCGCGAAAAGCTGCGCCGTATGTCAGACCGCTTCCACCTGGACGGATGA